The following is a genomic window from Plectropomus leopardus isolate mb chromosome 3, YSFRI_Pleo_2.0, whole genome shotgun sequence.
GCCATCAAACTTTACAACTCTTCCCTCAGTGTCTGACACTCTGAATCAATAGACTGGCACTTAGATTTAATTTGATTATAATTCCAGAATTCATTTATTAGatttcaaatgtgcaataaGTTTTTGAGGTGCAATAATTCTTTATATGCTGTTTTAACTACAATAATTTGTGCAATAATTCAACTACAGCAATCCCATGTGCAGTTATTctaatgtgcaatattcttttAACTCTTGAATGTgggctatatttaacatgttacacatattgcatatattgttattgttcttCTTACTTGtgtatatattgtgttgtaCATTGTTGCATCGTACACATATGTTCTATTTCTAACTTTACATACTGGTTTTCTACATTGTATTGTAGCATAAGATAAatagtttttataattttacaaactttacactcagcacattttacatctttataatttttaaatattcacatattaggGCTAATTGTTCTtgatattaatgtatttttattttatttttattattttttttttacatacttttttctggtacttatttctatgTGCTATTATCACTATGCATGATATCAAATGGACTGGAACCACAATTTTTCCCCTGGGATCAATATAGTATTTTTGATTCTGATTATGACTCTGGCTGTTTCGTGCCCTCCTCTCTCACCAGGCATGAGGAGCGTCCTGACTTCAAGAAGGTTGAGGAGTCCATGAGGTCTTACCATTACTCCGTATCGAACAAGGCCAAGACTGAGGGAGCTGAAGCCGCTGCTGAGCCTATCAACTAGACAGAAACAAGGCACATTCTGTCCCAGCGCTGCACAAAGCATCCTTTCAACTGGCCattaaacaaccaaaacaaagagcTTCTTATGAACAGTGTGCACTGACCAGCTTCGACTACAGTACCAATACAGCTTAACAGGCCTCAGTGACaataaatgtgcatttgtaaatcagtgtgTCGGCCATGTGAGGAGGATCTCCGTCTGTCTATCTGTATGTCATTGTTTGAATGTTAAGTGTTGAAATCTCCGTAATGATGAACAAACTAATTTTATATCCTGATATTTTGGAGTGTAATGGGAGTATATGGTGCATGTTGTtacatgctgtttttcattttattttctgcctcCCAAGATTacttaactgtttttttatgccAAATAAACTACaagtagaaataaaatgatagaACTGCACACTTAAATAATATTCTGTCAATATTCCTCATAAGGTCAATGATTAAAAAGTTGATAATACAGCCAGAACAACATAAGAATCTGTAACTTCATTAAACATGTAGcagagaaacatcctagaaacatatGCAGGGCACTACATTTGGATGATCTGCATTGAAAAAAGGTCATTGCAGAGTCTGCGCAGTCTCACTTTAAATATGCTCCCAAAATGAAAGGCTTAAGTGAAAATATTGGCAGTTTTCCAAAGTATCGAGATGATGTTTTTGTAAGGTCCCATGTATGTAGCAGTAGTTTAAAGGGTCATTgatgatttgtgttttattatgacTTATGTTATTCAGTGAGGTTAGTCAGGCTGCCCCCTAATACACAGTCACATACTGTTTCAAAGTACTTCTGAGCTGCCAGGCAACAACTGAAGGGCACGAGACACCGGAAGTTGACAGATTagtcttcaaaataaaggcctAAAGTTCTCGCAATAAACCATGAGGCCCACACATGGCATGCTACAGTCATGTTCAGCCCTGTGTTCCCAGGGCCCTATGTCACTTGATATAAATTTACATTGTGAGAGTCTTGCAGTTTCAATTGCAAAGTACTGAAAGGATATGTGCATTTCAGATGAAGGATGAATGGTAAATGGTGCAGGTCTCAAAGAGTGTAACACCAATAGACTATAAACCGAAGGGTGATTTTGACGACACTGAACATTGTATATGGGGGGcaaaaaacattgctgaaaaaaacaaaacatttgaaagatCTCTCCAATGAGTCATATTAAGAGGATATTGAGCTGGGGGACATAGGACTCTGGGAACATACAACGTATACGCTCCCATTGCATTCATGGGCAGTGATGGACTCACAAGTCCAttgtaaaattataaatacCAGGAGTGAAAAATGCTCTAGTACAAGTTAAAGTtctacatttaatattttgttttactaaaaGTATGCAAGTATTAGCATTAAAATTAATTCCTCATAAAGACAAAGTAAAGAGAAGAAATCCCTTACatctgaaaaaattaaataataaattgctaaaaaatccaaataattttgtaaaagaaagGTTTATTGCTATTATCCTGCTGTTTTGATCAGTTAAAAGATGGCagattcacattttaaaaagtctagtGTTCAGGATTCATTTAGGGGCATCTACTGGATGAAATAGGGCATAATATTCacaactatgttttcattattgcataatcacctgaaagtaaGAATTGTCTTCCTTCGCGCGAAGGGCCCATTTGTTGTGCTTTCAATTTGCACCATGAGATGTACATCTACATAGCGAGCAGGTCCTCTTCTTCTGAGTCGGCAATGTTGTTCATCAGTTGCCCAGAAAGGATACATCAAACGCTGACTCTAAATAGGgcaattcacatttttgcatttttgtgttgtgcttCAGCCACCATAGGACTActgcttggcacacaggagacgTTTCAGTTGGTTaatgctagatgccactaaatcctacgcCTTAGTCCTTAGAGTTTGTTAACCCCCATagatgttaaaaatgcattgtattatcAAATAGTTGAcatgttgatatttttccaaGTGATGGTAATATATTACGAGTCTTATCTCAGGCTGTGTTAAATCTGGGCCTGTGTTGGAGTTCATTACTACAGCCATCTGATAACTGTGTTGTAATGTAAATTAGTAACCCCTGTAATCTGGTGGAAGAAAAGTAGAAAGCCTCCTAAAGTCAAAGTACAAATCATAAGAACCAGTAAACTAGCTAACCTCAGAAATTTGACTTTGAACATTGCAAATTTGAACATATAATATTCCAACTCTGTATCACTGCATACTCAAACCCAAAACTTTAACAAATTGGCTTacttgttttttgcaaaaagtattttatgttgtatgttATAATAAACATAGGCTATAGAGtgtattatttatattgtatattctATAAATGCATATCTTATTCTTACAGAATATGCTATCTATCTATCGGTCTATACTAACTCACCTTtcatctcttcttctctctaTTAGGTGTGTGATGATTTAGGGGATTTCTTTTTACAACTAAATACCACTATAATGTTTCATGACCATAGAATGTAgctaaataagataaaataatttccACTTGCATTACATTTGTTAATGGAGTACATTATTTTGACGGTTGTGACCGGAAATGGGCACCGGCGGCTCGAGCTCGACAGTGGTGTACTTTTCGTTTCGTAGGGAGGAGTCAGTCGGTAGTTTCTTTAATAAAGTGACATGTTTATTGAATTAACAGTAATTATACAACATGTATGGCATCATGTATCCATAATGTAGTCTTTTTACGTCGTTAACTTAAAGCTGTTGATCGGTTATCAGATAATTTTCGATAAAAAAGGTCGAAGGAAACTGTCGGAACAGGAAGGCGGAACAAGTAAGTTCGTGAAAGTGTCTTTCAACTGTGCGATTTCATCACCGTTTGATGATCCGTCTGggataataaatgttttcagacggtttttattgcatttgttATGTGAATTAAGTGTGATTTGTCATGTcttgttggtgtttttagccgtttaAGAAAGCAACAAGTCCGACCGAGTTAGCTCGTCACGTCACGAATAAAACTTAGTACAGTCGTCATGTGCCCTGCTGTTTAATCTCTTGCCTTTCATCCCTTGAAGTGTGTTTAAAAACGATATAAAATGCGCATTATTAAGACGACGAGGGCGCCGATGTTTAGATTGCGGTATGAATAATCGTAGTAATGCTATGTTACAGTAGTGACAGACGGGTTGAGTTGGTTTTATTGTCATTCCGCAGATTCTTGGTTTCACGGCGGAATTAGTGCCTGAAATAGGAAATGACTCATGTTCACTCCGAGGCGATGTTTCATCTTTAATACAAGCTGCTGTCACAGGTGCTGAGGGAAAATATGAATTCGGGATGCCATTATTCTTATACTTTTATTACCATGAGAAATAACAAGTAAATATGCTCGCATTTGTTTATGTTCTTGTACCATGAATGTATGGCTTCATGTTGATCTCAATACTGTCTGCTACCTCAAGATAAGTAAGATTTATATTTTCCCAAGAAGGTGACTAAGGGGTTTATATTTTGATACATCTCTGTGAGCAACTTTAGGCCCAagacaatgcaaaaaaagtgggacacagatgctgctgttgtgtaaTTTCCCAGCCAGCTCTGATGTATTACATGTTTAACAAGCATGAGAGATAGTAATAGAGCTGAAAAGATTACACAATTATAAGGCTTTCATGCCAAATATTTCCTAGTTAAGGCTGCTTAtttgtgaggatttgctgcttttgtttagGTTTTGGAAATTGTGATGAACagctttctctgttttcttaaaatgcaCTTGTTAGCTCAGCtcagtgcaaaaataaacagaatacaaaatatttaaaaaatgagaatataaaatgcatatatataaaggataatataaaatgcaaaacaaaaatagaaaatgacaatataaaatacaaacaaaaagaaaagtgaataaagataatgaaaaaatgacctgaatttattcattttatagaccaaattaTTAAACATCTGTAGTATAATTAGAGGAGTAATCAATAATGAAATCAGATGTTGGTTGCAGCCACAGAATGtagtattttgtaaaatatatgaGGTAGATGCAATACcctaaaataaaactaaatagtAGAAATGCACCTCACTGAAAATGTACATTCATTGATCAAACTAtgtccttttccttctctctctctcctcctttatTCATATCCAGGATCACAGACTGGGTCGAACAAATACCAAAAAACAGTCCATAGCAAAAACTCTGCACTGGTTGTTTACACAACCTTTTGACTGCTTCCATTTCAACAGTAAATAATTCACCAGAAGCATTCAAACAAATCGCCCGGTGCCACCACATGCAACCATGTCCCATGCCCTGAAACAAGTCTTCAACAAAGACAGGACATTCCGGCCCAAGCGCAAGTTTGAGCCCGGGACGCAGCGCTTTGACCTGCACAAGAAGGCCCAGGCGTCTCTGAATGCAGGGCTGGACCTGAAGCAGGCCGTGCAGCTGCCCCATGGCGAGGACCTCAACGACTGGGTGGCCGTCCACGTGGTCGACTTCTTCAACCGCATCAACCTCATCTACGGCACCATCAGTGACTCCTGCACAGATCAAACCTGTCCTGTCATGTCCGGTGGGCCCAAGTACGAATACCGCTGGCAAGACGAGCACAAGTACAAGAGGCCAACGGCGCTGTCAGCACCCAAATACATGAGCCTTCTCATGGATTGGATTGAGGTACAAATCAACAATGAGAACATCTTCCCTACCAACGTCGGTAAGTGATTAGCTACAGGTTGTGTGTTAAGTTTTGGTCCCTCAATGTCGTCATGCTGAGATCCAGAGTTAGGTCACAGGCTTTTtggttttgagtgttttctaaAAGAGAGAAACTTTCATTATTAAACACATTCTTCTGTGAGGGGCATTAGGGTCGGTTCAGATCCCCGAGCTTTTAGCCCCAAGCATGTGAactctgtttgtgtgcaaacCAAGCCACCACCCATTCATAGACAATGTCTGCAGACTTTTTACATCACAAGTTTGGTGGTTACCAGCCATTACCTTCATTGTCAATTAAACCATTTGATACACAAAGCTagtttgctttttgtctctACAAACCAAGGatgtaggtttcatttcaacattgatGGGGACACATGATAAGTGGGGGCTCAGAGAGTCCTCCCCCATGAAATTCTGGGTGTccaacacttaatttcctgcattctggtgaagtTTGTGCACCAGTTTTTGGTATAAATGTCCTAtatttatgtaaagaaaaacacaatattcGGGCGATAggtgacatttcaaaatataaaactaagcAAATGCAGTAAGGCTCTCAAGCATTCAGTATTGCCTTTAAATATGAATTCTCCTGTCGATCAACTTCTCTCATTTAATGCTGTCTCTGCTGAGTCAGCACGTGTTGGCGTAGTTTGCTCTTTCATCTTCCTATGTGTCTTGATTGGGGAagtaacctttttaaaaatgtgcatatggCACCTATTTGTCTGAATGATACAtttattcaattaaattaatttagaaaTCTCTGGCCTTTAATAACTAATTTGTGTTTCAGCAAGATTTCTACTCATGTTCAAAACGTTCTGCGAATTCAGAACGTATCCTACGTATCTGTGTTCTCTGAGAAGTTGAgaataaagttattttattttgagaaaaaaagttgcaatagGCCATTACAAAAATAACCTCATAAATTAGAATAAAGTCGTAACATCCAGCAAAAAACTGCTCTATAGTCTGCTGCGCATGCTGTTATTGCTCTGCTGATATTATGTAGAATCCCCTTCAGATCCTCTGAGAGACATAGAGCCCTATTTGGGACTTTCTCTGGAGGAGCCAAAGTTTTGGCAGCTGTGCGCTGCTCTTCATCAGAAGTCGAATACCGAAACTAACTGAAAACACAGGCATTATACGTGATCGACGCATATTGAAAAACGGAACGTACAGTCCCTTAGTTTACTAAATCAATATAAGATGACATTTGTCCCGTAATTTCAAGCACAGAACTGATGGAATGAGGACAATGCATACatcttcattttaaatattttgagagACATGTCCCTGCCATCCATATGCAAACCTACATCTTTGTGTAAAACGATGAATTATTTACAGTTTAGggtatgggaaaaaaatgtttgtcttcgTTTGAAATGGTCACATTTGGTATGCAACAGAGACTGTGTTGTTTTAAGGGTCACAAACCAAAAGTGTTAGGAACCACCTCTGTAACATgcaaatattagatttttttttctaattaaataattattccTTCCTTCAGTGGACTAATCATGTCAGCACCAGTCACATAAAAGACCAAAATGAACGCCACTTAAATGATTAACATGTAATAAACACAATGTAAAATCGAAATGAGATACAGATAAAATACTGCAGAGCAAAGGCATTGAAAATCTGAAGCccctaaaaaatgtttcagattaAATCTGCAAGGCCGCATTTATTAGATTACCTACAGTGTTGCACATTGCAAACACCACCAGTTAATCTTGTGCTGCTGTGGCATCCTCGGTTTCTTATTATCTCAGTCTGAAGCacagtgcatgtgtgcatgcccTGTGCTGTGGCACGGCATCTGACTAACTACAGAAACATCCCAGCAATGGATTTAAAAATGGGTCACACAATGTACAGGAGGCTATGAATAGAAACGACCTCTGACGCACGTGTACTTTGGAACAGATTCCTAAAATATTATTGAATTAGTCAAAGCAAAACGACATACTAAATTAATCACTTGGTGGGAGCAGAGGCTTATCCCCCGGCCCAAGTTGTGTTGATTTTCCATTCACGTATGAAGTGACACTGGCCGAGTCTTTTAGTAAGCTGGTATTCAATATGAAGGACTCCAGaggacaaagaaacacatcagaAAGTTTAAATATTCTGTAAATATTGCATTAAATACATCAGTATTTCAACGGTGTTGCCTTCTGTGAAGCAAAGAGCAAAAGGTCATCCTGGATTGACCGTTGTGTTGTCCCGTCTCCATCTGTTTGACTCGTAGGTACTCCCTTCCCTAAGACCTTCATGCAGGTGGCTAAGAAGATTTTGTCTCGTCTGTTCCGGGTGTTTGTCCACGTCTACATCCACCACTTTGACCGAGTGAGCCAGATGGGGGCCGAGGCTCACGTCAATACCTGCTACAAGCATTTCTATTACTTTGTCACTGAGTTCAACCTCACGGACCACAAAGAGCTGGAACCGCTGGTGAGTCTAAGAGGGGATAGGCTCTACCATGCAGctgaatataaaaattaaaaaacaccatgttttaaaaaaaaaaaaaaactttttaaaaaaatattacaattttaaactGTCCTGCTTAAATTAGCAATTATTTAGAGGAACCATTTTCTGAAACCAGTAAAAGATGATAGatctttttataaagaaatcagAACTGTATATAAGAAAAGCACAAATCTTTAACTGTAGAACACCTGTTATCGATATATGCCGCATGAAATGACCAAACTGTGGTACTGCATTAAAGCACATAATAACTAAAAGAAGAGCCTGACAGATACTAGACTTTTATGTGCAGATACTGATATGTGTGTTGATGATAGTATATTTCCTggtattttttctctttttaatttcttgcattaacacaacataaaaccttttaattaataataatttaattagcATCACTGGATTTACTGGATACGGCACTTAGCGGTCCATTTAACAGCCGGGAAACATGTCAGCATGCCTTTGTGGACAAACTGCAACATCTTGTTACTTATCGTCTAAAACACACAATATGCCAAACCAGACACAGTATACCTTGATAAGGTAATATTGATGCTAAGGTAGTGTGTAAACGCTGTCTTGTATTTAGTGAGTGTTAATAAAAAGTTTAATCATAAAAAGGCCCTGGAGGCCTGGAGAGGTTTAAGGCACTGGCCTTGAACCAACATGAGATTTGCAGCATGTGAGCTGCGATTGTCTACATGAGATCATTTCCACACACGataattttaagactttaaactTATCTAATCAAACACTGCACTTGTGACCCTTCGTGAGCATATAAGAGCCCTGTAGAACTGCTGTAGAGTTATCAGCCATTTGCaagtttttcattaattaatcagtCATAAAATACTGCATGTACCCAGTTTATATTATACAGTGACTGATTGTGTGCTGATTGTTAATTGATCGTTGAAGTCCTCTCTGCCCTTAGTTCAGGATGCCTCATACTGTAGCTAGGGTCTGTGTTACTAAAAGCTCAGACAATAACCTGGATGTTTGTAATGCAGATTAGTGTGCAGATGTTTGACCTTTGTCATTATCTCCGTAAGCCTGGAGGGGATCATGTTTTTAGTCCtctgcgtatgtgtgtgtgcgtgcgtgtgcgtgcgcgtgtgtgcgtgaaTGCGTGTGCATCTGTCTGGCTACAGCTTATCTCTCATACTACTGGACccatcagcctaatatttttgTCCACATTTATGCTCAAGGACCTCATGTGGTTGCAGTCATTCACAATTGTTGAAAAACCTCTTTTACTGACTGTTTAATTCCGTCACTGACTCCTGACTTCTCACTCTGCTTAAGCAGCTGGTGGAAACCACAAGTGATCAACAGAATCACAGCAAAAAAGCATTTCAGGCAGGCAACTtaagcaaaaacaagcaatttctAGTCTCTTGCAGGCCCTATTTTGGCATTTGTTGTTGTGGCtcaaaaactgatatttaaaaaaaaaagtttggtctcattttgaacgGGAGCATCTACAGATCAATTCCATACCTGGATACGgcaactgtttttgttatttttggccaCAATGTTGGCAGTTAGGGAGCCGGGGGGGACAGTTTAGTGAGATTCAACTCATCGTTATTTGGTAGGGGAGAGGTAGGGAGGGGTTCTTTTGGACATTGTGTCCAAGGTTTGTCTTCACATAGCCTGTCTACTCTGGTTACACCTTGATAATTTAACTTGCATATTGTCTTCCTTTCATTCCACTTCTGTCATGCATACACGCTGGACACGCACAGCCTGCCCTGCACTCCCTGTCCCCCACCCACATCTACCCAGACACACCTGTCAGAGGGAGCTGCActctaatttgtttttttggtttttgtggaTTCAGCAACAATTTATTCAAAGCCTCAGCAACAGTTCATAGacgtttcccacacattttcaagggcaaaatttccaaacttttctatgacttttcaaggacccaaaaaaagttgggtttttttttgtcccactCTCCTGGTGTTATTTAAACATATCAGACTTAAATTCTATTCAAGCATAATCCCCTTAAGCTGACATTCAGGAAAGGAGGGACAAACCCAGGGAGAACATGATGAAACGTacatgatggtaaaaaaaacgtTGTCACACATTGATGTACACTACAGCTACATTACGTCGACAGCTACAGATAATTCATTTTCCATAATGTTACATCACATGGAAGGTTTTCCACCGAAGATTATTCTAACAATTTTTATAAGCACAGAAAaactttcagtatttttttttatgaattcagTAACTTTTCCGGGCCAGGAAAATCTAAGGAGAaagtccatgacttttctaggttttccaTGAATGAGGGAACCCTGAATCTATTTAAATAACCTACTCACTGCATCCTGAAGTGTTGTAACATTTAAAAGAGggattttcctttatttttataactCAGTGGTCTGTTTGCATTGTTTCTGCAGAAAGAGATGACCTCTCGGATGTGTCACTGAGGGAGTACAGCTGACCGGTGGACACGCCAGACGAACACATCCGTCCATGGAGAAGACTGCAGAACTAAAAGAGCAAACAAATTCAAGAAAGagtctatttttatatttaagtacTGTAATCTATTTTAGCCACATACTGTAGGTTTTAACCTTGTCAGGTGAGGCAATCTgttccttttaaaaaagttttcaaacattttatcagAGCACAGTATTAAGaggtgtatgtttgtgttgatgtttttctattttatttgaatCTCAATCATTCCAGGAtgcttttgtctttctgtctgtctaaaatgatctaaaattaGTACGATTTCTTACTGTTCATCTATTAAATCACTATGttgttacattaaaataaatgatccTCTACTCTGTTATAATTTGAATATGGTAATCCGTTTTTAAATTAATACTGAgttatagatttatttatttttttaagtttagttaTGTGAGCTTCACCACTCACCTCTGATTAATCAGTGCAGTAATTTAGCTTTCTGGTGGAGAAAGTATTACGGACAAATGTTACAATAGGAAATaaatttttttctacttctgacagtaattttttatatttttaagaaccTTTTGGGCATTTAAATACTTTAGTAGGGCTTGGtactatttttataaaagtcacACAGACATTCCTAAAAGAACTTGGTAAAGTAATGTCCTGCTGGTGACTGACATTATCAAGTCTGTGTCATAGCACACTTTGGGCCTCAGGCCACCGGGCAGGATCTCAGATGTCAAACCTGCAGGTGTTTGTTGCAGATACTCTTGGCAGCTGAAAGTCACACGAGACTCAAACCTCACATGCCAAAACTCTGAAGGCAGCACGTGTTAAAAAGACTAGATGTTAAACTGTCCACTGGGTGGCATCAGACACCAAAAGCTGTCTTTGGAAATAACTATAATCCCACAGTTTAATGTTGTAGCACTTATGCAATCTGCCCCGTGTCCCAGTTATTGTCATGAAGAGGGGAAGTAGGCCCTCTCTAGAACTGATTTGGGTTAATGATTCGATTAAGCCGGTTATGTAAGAAACAGGCCAGACAGTACTGCGATGAATACACACAGAGAGTTTTTGTTTGGAATGAGCTCGGCTCTGCATGATTGGGTCAACAGCACTCAAAAATGGGCCCGAGAACAACATTGTTGGTGCGATTAAGAGGCAGTTACCAGCATTAATGGTTTGGATTGTGTTAATAATGAGCAACAGTCTAGCACACAAGAAACACCCATatgtaaacacaaatacaagATATAATTTTAAGAGCCTGCAACTTGTGACAATCATAAAACATGAAGTACAATGTGTCCCTGTATTATCGCTGCAGGAGGACTGGCACTGGgtgtaaacatttttctgatcCAGTATAATAGTCCATTACAACTAAAAggcctgcattcaaaatcttacatAAGTATAACCAGCATAACTGAAGTATTAAAGAGAAGCCTCTTTCAGAGTGCTGTATATTTTATACCATCAACCTTCAAAGAGATATAAACGTTTATTAACACTGAGTTTATTTAATGATTCTGAGCAAATTTTAGTCACTTGAGGTTTTTATTAACATTCGTGGAGAGTTTTCATCACGCTGAACAGAAGAAATAAGACACGAGAAATAATCTGCTAAAACTTAATCCAAATTgttcatttcacacaaatttatCATATACTATTATTGTGTTTGACTATTCAGGGTAATcatacagtttatcagttgatCTCTACTATTATTGTTATGCACTTGAATATCCATTAGATGTCAGTCAGATTTTGTCAGTTTACTTGATAAAAAAGAGGTCCCTTTTTAGCTGATAAGGGTGGAGTTAATCCCTTGATATACCTAACGTTGTGTAGTTTCATCTATGATAATACACTTTTGTATAAGTGACTGAAGCTGTCAAATGTAGGGGagaaaaattacatcatttccCACTCAGATGTAGCGGGGTAGATATCAAAAGTGgtataaaatgtaattagtCAACTAAAGTACAAGTGACTCAAAATTGTACTAATTCCATCACTGTCTATCAGTATATTCACAACTGAAATATATTGTCTCCAACATGAAAAACCTGTTAATGTACTAGATCTTAATGAACCAACATGATGTAATATC
Proteins encoded in this region:
- the mob3a gene encoding MOB kinase activator 3A, encoding MSHALKQVFNKDRTFRPKRKFEPGTQRFDLHKKAQASLNAGLDLKQAVQLPHGEDLNDWVAVHVVDFFNRINLIYGTISDSCTDQTCPVMSGGPKYEYRWQDEHKYKRPTALSAPKYMSLLMDWIEVQINNENIFPTNVGTPFPKTFMQVAKKILSRLFRVFVHVYIHHFDRVSQMGAEAHVNTCYKHFYYFVTEFNLTDHKELEPLKEMTSRMCH